From one Lotus japonicus ecotype B-129 chromosome 3, LjGifu_v1.2 genomic stretch:
- the LOC130748750 gene encoding uncharacterized protein LOC130748750, producing MKEWRKKFVAASSLEVSNAPATVHASISESVSADPNVIVPNVIHEISVESVSVPNVEPHVETLVETTSDVNMEPSAGNPNPIVDTSELDLQIHQSALGSEPSTVCKKSVIESVHELLSFWS from the coding sequence ATGAAGgaatggaggaagaaatttgttgCTGCAAGTTCTCTTGAAGTCTCAAATGCACCAGCAACTGTTCATGCAAGCATAAGTGAATCTGTAAGTGCAGATCCTAATGTTATTGTGCCTAATGTGATTCATGAGATATCAGTTGAATCTGTTTCTGTTCCCAATGTTGAACCTCATGTTGAGACATTAGTTGAGACTACTTCAGATGTGAATATGGAACCCTCTGCTGGAAATCCAAACCCCATTGTTGACACATCTGAACTTGATCTCCAAATCCATCAATCTGCCTTGGGTTCTGAACCATCTACCGTTTGTAAGAAGTCAGTTATTGAAAGTGTTCATGAATTGTTGTCATTCTGGTCTTAG